The Amycolatopsis nigrescens CSC17Ta-90 genomic interval GCGGTTTGCGCCGGCTGCGCACGCTCTACGCGGCCGGAGAGCCGCTCTGCACCGGGAGGGAGCAGCGATGACCACCCCAGATCCGCTGTTCGACCAGCTCAGTGAACTTTCTTCCGCCGCACCGCCGAGGAGCCTGCTCGGGTTGGTGTTCGGCCAGTGGACGCTGGTCGACGGCCCGGCCGGCGAGCTGTACGTCGCGTTCACCGACCAGGGCATCAGCTACCTGCGCACCGCGGACTCGGTGCCGGACGAGGCCGGGTTCGCCGAGGCCTACCGCGAGCGGTTCGGCAAGCCGCTGCGCCACGCCGACCGGCCGCCGGCCGGGCTGCTGCGCGCGATCCGCGACGGCAACGCGCGGTCGCTGCGGTTCGATCTGCGCGGGCTCAGCGAATTCGAGCGGGACGTGCTCGCCGCCACCCGGCGCATCCCGACCGGCCAGACCCGCCCGTACGGCTGGATCGCCCGCGAGATCGGCAGGCCGGGCGCGGTGCGCGCGGTCGGCTCGGCGCTGGGCCGCAACCCGGTGCCGGTGCTCATTCCGTGCCACCGGGTGACCAGGTCCGACGGCACGCTCGGCGAGTACGTCTTCGGCGCGGCCACCAAGGAGCGGCTGCTGCGGGCCGAGCACACCAACCTGGACGAGGTGCACGCGCTGGCCGGGAAGAAGGTGCACTACCTCGGCAGCGCCACCACCGGCATCGTCTGCTTCCCGACCTGCCACAACGCACGGCGGATCAGCGAGCCGCACCGGCGCGGGTTCGGCAGCGTCAAGGCCGCCGAACGGGCCGGTTACCGGCCGTGCCGGGCCTGCCGCCCGGGGGTGCCCGCGTGAACGTCGAACTGGAAACCGTGCTGCGGCTGGCCCGCGCGCACCGGGCGGTGCTGGTCAACCTCGGCCACGGCCGGGACGGGGCGTCGTTGGCGCGGGCCGAACTGTTCGCCGAGGCATGGCTGAAGGCCGGCGGTGAGCTCGGCTCGGTGGTGTCCTGGCCCGCCGTCGCGGCCTCCTGGCTGCGGCCCGCGTGCCGGCTGGCCTCCGGTGCACCGGATGTCTGGGTGATCGCCGACGAGCCCGCCGGCTGGGCCGGTTTCGGCAGGCGGCTGGCCGCGGACGGCCGCTGGCGCGCGCGGCGGACGGTCTGCTTCGCCGGGCTCGGCGACCCCGTGCTGCCGAAGCTGGCCGGCCGTCCGGCGACCGAAGGACTGTCCGGCACCACGGCCACCGGCGAGCCGTGGACCTTCACCGACGCGCAACTGGAGCGGGCGTGGATGCGCTGATGCCGAGGCCGCGCGCGGAGGTCGCGCCCGGCGCGGTGCACCTGCCGGACTGGCTGGACGTCGACGGGCAGCGCGCGCTGGTGGACGCCTGCCGCGGCTGGTCCGGCGGGTTGCGCCAGGTGCGAATGCCCAGCGGCGCGGTGATGTCGGTGCGCCAGGTCTGCCTCGGCTGGCACTGGTACCCGTACCGGTACTCGCGGTACGTCGACGACGGCGACGGCTCACCGGTGCTGCCGTTCCCCGGCTGGCTGGTCGAGCTGGGCCGCCGGGCGGTGGCCGACGCCTACCGCACCCCGGACGTCGAGTACGAGCCGGACATCGCGCTGATCAACTACTACGACTCTGCCGCGCGGATGGGGCTGCACCAGGACAAGGACGAGCGGTCGCTGGAACCGGTGGTGTCGCTGAGCCTCGGCGACCCGTGCGTGTTCCGGTTCGGCAACACCGAGCACCGCGGCCGCCCGTGGACCGACGTGGAGCTGCGTTCCGGCGACCTGTTCGTCTTCGGCGGCCCGTCCAGGCTGGCCTACCACGGCGTGCCGAAGACCCTCCCGCGCCAGGACACCCCGGACATCGGCCTGCCCGCCGGACGGCTCAACCTGACGCTCCGTGTTTCGGGCCTTTCGACGTCGTGAGTGAAAAGTGTTGCTGGAGCAACACTTTTCACTCACGACCGTGGCGGGTCAGCGGGCGTTGTGGAAGATGACGCCGAGCACATGGCGTTGTCCACTGTGGACGGCGCTGACCCCGTGCCGCATCGCCACCCGGCGGAAACCGCGGGCACCCGGCACCGGCCGGTGCCGCACCGGGAACACCAGCCCCTGGCCGAGCCCCGGCCTGGCCACCATCGCGCGGGACTGCGCCCGCGGCCGCTGCTCCACGAACACGCTCTCCCCACCCGTGAAATCCTCGTCCGGCCGGTTGAGCATGATCGCCACCTGCAACGGGAAGGTCAGCTCCCCGTAAACGTCCTGGTGCAGGCAGTTGTACCCGCTCGGCCCGTACCGCAGCAGCAGCGGGGTCGGCCGGTGCTGCCCGGCCGCGGCGCACTCGGCGACCAGCTCCGCCAGCTTGTCCGGAAACCGCCGCTCGCTGAGCATCGTGGCCCAGCGGTTCGCGATCGCGGCCAACGGCGGATACAGCCGTTCCCGCAGTTTCGCCACGATCGGCACCAGCGGATCGGCGAAGTAGCGGTAGCTGCCCTCCCCGTAGGCGTGCCGGGCCATCACCACCGTGCTGCGGAACACCTCGTCCGCCTCGAACAGCTCGATGACCTCGGCGCACTCCTGCGCGGAGAGCAACGGCGGGGTCAGCGTGAAGCCGGATCGGTCCAGTTCCCCGCCCAGTGCGGGCCAGTCGAGCGTGCTCAGCAGATCGTTCATACCCGGGGAACACCGGACGGCGGCCGTCGGTTGCAGGCGCGGCTCACTGCCGGGATTCGTAGAGCGCGTCGACCACGTCCGCGTACCGCTCCCGCACCACACCGCGCCGGATCTTCAGCGTCGGCGTGAGCTCGCCGCTGTCCACGGTGAACTCGCCGGGCAGGATGGTGAAGTCCCGGATCCGTTCCGGCGGCGCGTAGTTCTCGTTCGCCGCGTCGACCACCCCGGCGACCAGCTCGCGCATCGCCGGATGCGCCGCCACCGCGCCGGTCACGCCGTGCTCGGCCGCCCAGGCGGCGGCCTCCTCCGGGTCCAGGGTGATCAGCGCGACCGGGTAGGGACGGCGGTCGCCGAGCATCACCGCCTGCGAGATCCAGCGCGACTGGCGCAGGTCGTTCTCCAGGTTCGCCGGGGTCAGGTTCTTGCCACCGGCGGTGATGATGATGTCCTTCTTCCGCCCGGTGAGGTACAGGTAGCCGTCCTCGTCCAGCCTGCCGAGATCGCCGGTGTGCAGCCAACCGTCCACAATGGTCTCCGCGGTGGCGGCCGGGTTGTGGTGGTAGCCGGTGAACACGTTCTCGCCGCGCGCGAGCACCTCACCGTCCTCGGCGATGCCGATCTCCACCCCGGGCAGCGCACGCCCCACGCTGCCGAACCGGACCGCGCCGGGCACGTTCGCCGAGATCAGCGCGGTGGACTCGGTCATCCCGTACGCCTCGTAGATCGGGACTCCGCAGCCGTGGAAGAACTCCAGGATCTCCGGCGCGATCGGCGCCGCGCCGGTGAGCGCCTCGCGCACCCGGCCGCCGAGCGCGGACCGCACCAGCTCCCGCGCCTGCTCGGCGTCGATCCCGGCCCCGGCGGCACGCACCATGCCGTACGCCTTCTCGAACAGCCGGGGCACCGAGGGCAGGTGGGTCGGCCGGACCTCCGCCAGTTCGGTCACCACCTGCCGGATGTCGCCCCCGAAGTAGACCAGGGTGGCGCCGCGCTCGAAGGCGGTCAGCTGCACCATCCTGGCGAACAGGTGCGCCAGCGGCAGGTACACGTAGATCGTGTCGCCCTCGCCGAGCGAGGTGACCTGCTCGATCGCGTCCAGCGACGTACGCCAGTTCCGGTGCGACAGCACGCATCCCTTGGGCGGGCCGGTGGTGCCCGAGGTGTAGACGATGGTGTTCGGCGCGGCCGGATCTACGTCCACTGTGGACACTTCTGGCTCGGCGACGATCAGGTCGTCCAGGGTGCGCACTCCCTCCCGCGCCACCGGATCGATCACCACCACGGTGGCGAGCTCCGGCAGCTCGCCCTGAACCTCGGCCACCCGGTCCAGGTGCGCCGCCTGCTCGCAGATCACCATGCTCGCCCCGGAATCCGCCAGCACCCAGGCGCATTCGGCGGCCGAGTTGGTCGGGTAGACCGGCACGCAAACCGCGCCGGCCGCGGCGATGGCCAGGTCGCAGACCGTCCACTCGGGACGCGTCTCGGCCAGCAGCGCCACCCGGTCGCCCGGCTCGACGCCGGCCGCGACCAGCCCGCCGGCCACCGCCCGCACCCTGGCCGCCAGTTCGGCGTAGGACTGCTCCACCCACTGCCCGTCGTGGCGGTACCTGATCGCCGGCCGCCGCCCGTACCGGCGCTCCGCCCAGTCGGCCAGTTCGGCGATGGTGGCAGGCCGGGTGTCGCTCGTTGCCATTTCTCATCTCCTCGACAAGATATTTGGTCAGTCATCTTGTCAGAATCAGAACGGCCGGGCTACTGTGCGGTAGGTCACGCACAGAAAGGCGGCAAAGATGCCCCTGACGCCTCCCGGACTTCGCAGAATCGCGACCTTGCTACTGGCCGGAGCCGCGGCCTTTGGCCTGGCGACCGCCCCGGCCACCGCCGCCGAAGGCCCGCCGCTGGAGACACCGAAATCCCAGCTCGAAGCCGCCCTGCACTGCGATGCGGCGATTGACAACGCGACCACGAACCCGGTGCTCTTCGTACCGGGCACCACCGCCGAGGGCGGCGAGAACTTCGCCTGGAACTACGTGACCGTGCTACGCGAAAAGGGTGTACCGGCCTGCTGGGTGAACTATCCCTATCGCGGCTGGCGCGATATGCAGACCTCATCGGAATACATCGTGCACGCGATCCGCACTATGGCCGAACGCAGCGGGCACAAGGTGTCCACCATCGGGCACAGCCAGGGCGGTCTGCACCCGGCGTGGGTGGCGCGGTTCTGGCCGGACATCGCAGGCAAGCTGGATGACGCGATCAGCCTCGGCACCCCGTTCCAGGGCTCGGTGGTGGCCAGCCTGTACTGCGGCGCGCTGAACGTGTTCCCCACCGGCTGCCAGGAGTCGTTCTGGCAGTTCACCCAGGGCTCGAAGTGGTCGCGGGCGCTGAACGCGGCACCGATGCCGGACGAGGTCTCGTTCACTTCGATCTACACCCCGACCGACGAGGCCGCCGCCCCTGGCAAGGAAGCCAGCGCGCTGGCCGGCGCCGCGCACATCGGCACCAACGACGTCTGTCCCGGCCGGGTCGGCGAGCACCTTTCGCTGGTGGTGGACGCCGTCGTGTTCGCACTGGCCGAAGACGCGCTCACGCACGACGGCCCGGCCGACCCGGCGCGAATCGACAAGTCGGTGTGCGGCCAGGTATTCATGCCGCTGGACTGGCCCGGTTTCGCCAAGGCACTGCCGGACCTGCTCGCTCTCCCCATCAAGGCCTGGCTGCAAAGCCCCCCGTGGACCTGGGTCCGCGAAGAGCCACCCCTTCGCTCCTACGCCCACTCCTGATTGTCCGTGAAGGCCACCTTGCCTACGTTGAAGGTAGGCAAGGTGGCCTTCACGACATGTAGCAGCGTGAGTAGCAGGCGTTCGGGTGGTCAGCAGAGCAGCCATTCCGGCCAGAGGGTGCACGGCGGTTCGGTGGTCGTGCTCGGCGGCGGGGTGCTGGGCGGCGGCGTGGTCCGGGGCGGCGTGGACGGCGGCCGCGCGCTGGTCACCGGCGGCGGGTCGCTCCGCCCGGACGGGGTGCCGGCGGATACCGAGGTGGTGGGCGCGGTGGTTTCGGACTCCGACTCCGCGGGGGTGCTGGTCGGGGTGGCCGAGGTGCCGCCGCCGACCCCGGTGTCCCCTGGCGCGCCGGGAACCTCGGTGGCGTCCGGGTTGGTCCCGCCTCGCGGCAGGTGCACCACGCCGGTGTCCTCGGTCTCCCGCACCGCCCGGTAGTCGTCGCCGGACTCACCGGGCAACGCCAGCAACGCGGCCAGTCCACAACCGAGCACTACCGCCGCCATCACGGCCATGACCCGCATCCTGGACCGCGGCGCGGGTGGTACGTGCTCGTCCCAGCCTTCCCGTTCGAGCAGGTGGGCCACCGAAACCTCGTCGTTCACCGGTAACCCTTTCGAACGCGGACCATCGCGGATCGCTCTTTTTACCGCATGCCGGGAGATTCCGGGTCCGGATTGCGAAATAACACCGGACCGCAAGGAATTTCACTGCCGGGAAAGGTACCACCGCGACGGTCCGCGTTCGTCCGGTTACTCGGCAGCGGTCAGCTCGATCAGTCCCCTGGGGTCCCATGGGAAAGGCCCGGTTGGGAAAGTGAACCGCAGCAGCCGATGTGGCGGCTCGACGTCGAAATGCAGGGTGAACGGCGGCAGCAGCCCGCCGATCACCCGGTCGAGCAACCCGTTGATCTGCGCGAAACTCGGCCGGGCGCGCACCCGCCACGCCTCCATCGAGCCGATCGGCAGCCGGACCCGCTCCCGCCGCTCCACCTTGAGGTCCACCTGCCAGAACACCGAGAACGCCAGCCACAGGTTCACCTGGCGCCGCGCGCCACGGCTGAAGTCCAGTCCCCGCAACGCGATCGACGCGCCGAGCAGCGGGGTGACGTCGGCGGGGAAGGACTTCACCGCGCCGCCGAACTGCAAGTGCTTGGTGTCGCGGAAATACGCCTCCTCCCTGGTCACCAGCTCGCCATCGTGGCGGGACTCCGCGCGGTAACTCTCCGCGAGCACCATCCCGTTCTTCCTGGCGAAAGCCTGCTCGACCACCAGTTCCAGCTCACCCAGCCGCGCCTCGATCAGCTGCCGGTAGCGGGTGTCGCCTTCCAGTTCGACGGAGACCACCACGTCGTAGTTCTCGTCGGCACCGAGCGAAGCGCGGTAGGCGGCCTTCTCCCCGGCCGGGATCATCGGGTCGCGAAAGGGCTGGTTCATGCGCGTGTCCTATTCGGTCTCGGATTCGAGCAGCACGCGCTTGAGCACCTTGCCGGTCGCGTTGCGGGGAAGTTCGGCCAGAAAACGGATCTCGCGCGGGGTCTTGTACCCGGCCAGGTTCTGCTTCACGTATTCCTTCAGCTCATCTTCGGTGGCCTCTCCGGAGAGCACCACGAAAGCGCGCAGCCGCTGGCCGAACTCCTCGTCAGGCACCCCTGCGGCGGCCGCCTCGCCGACTGACGGGTGGCGCGCCAGCAGATCCTCCACCTCGGCCGGGAACACGTTCTCGCCACCGGAGACGATCATCTCGTCGTCTCGGCCACGGACGAACAGCCGCCCCGACTCGTCGAACCGGCCGACGTCGCCGGTGCTCATCAGCCCGCGCACGACTTCCTTGCCACCGCCGCCGGTGTAGCCGTCGAACAGGCCGCCGTTGGCCACGAAGATGCGGCCGGTCTCGCCGTCCGGCACCGGCTCGCCGTGTTCGTCGAGCAGCCGGACCTCGGTGCCGCGCGCCGGGTGGCCCGCGGTGCCCGGCGCGGCGCGCAGGTCCGCCGGGGTGGCCACCGAGACCAGCGCGACCTCGGTGGAGCCGTAGATGTTGTAGAGGTTGTCACCGAAAGCGTCCATCCACTCCGCGGCCAGGTCCCCGGTTAGCGCCGAACCCGCGGCGGCCACCGCGCGCAGAGCCGACAGGTCGTGACCAGTTTTGGTCTCCCCTGGCAGGTCCAGGATGCGCCGCAGCATCACCGGCACCGGCACGAAGGTCGCGCACCGCTTGGCCTCGATTTCCGCCAGCGCCCGCGCTGGGTCGAACCGGCGGTGCAGCACCTGCGTGGTGCCCAGGTGCAGGCCGAGCAGCAGGAAGCTCAACCCCCAGGTGTGGAACAACGGCGCGGCCAGCAGCTGGGCCCGGCGGCGGGGCAGCGGGATCCGGTCGACCAGGCCGGCAACCGGGTCCAGCGACCGCGGATCGGGCCTTGCCACGCCCTTCGGGCTACCGGTGGTGCCCGAGGTCAGGATGATCACCTGCCCGGTCCGCGCCGGTTTCGCCGGCTCGGCGGGGTCCCCCGCCTCGATCAGCCCGTCCAGGGTCGGGGCCGAAACGGGGTTCTCGTGCCAGGCCAGATAACGCCGCTGGGCCGGTACGTCCGCGAACTCCTCGTCGCAGATCACCGCCGTCGCCCGCTCACGGTCCAAAGTAGACGCTAGCTGCGGTGCGGCGAAGGCGGTGTTCATCAGCAGCACGTCCGCGCCCAGCTTGGCCCCGGCCAGCAGCCCGTCCACGAAACCGCGGTGGTTGCGGCAGATCAGCGCGATCCGGTCGCCGGGCCCGAGGCCGTCCGCGGCCAACGCGCGGGCCAGCGCGTTCGACCGCCGGTGCAGCTCGGTGAAGGAGAGTGCACCCCGTTCGTCGACCAGCGCGGTCCGGTGGCCGTGCTCGATCGCGGCCATCGCGGCCAGTGTCGCCGGGCCGCGTCCCCAGCGCAGCGCCGCACCGCCGAGCCTGACCGCGGTGTCCGGGCGGATCGGCCGCAGGAAACCGGTGCGCACCAGGACGCCGACGTTGCCCAGCTCGTGTGCCAGCCACTTCGCGGGGTTCACCACACCTCCAAACTACGGGATACCGGCGGTATCCGATACCTGGCATTACGATGGTCGTCGTGGATGAGCGCAGCACCGGCCGTGACGGCCGCTCCGAACGGTGGAGCCAGCATCGGGCGCAGCGCCGCGAGGAGTTCCTGGACGCCACCTTCCGCGCGCTCGCCGAACGCGGGCCGGATGTCACCATGGCGGATATCGCGGCCGAGGCCGGGGTGGCGAAACCCAGGCTGTACCGGTACTTCGGGGACAAGGGCGACCTGTTCGACGCGGTCGCCGAGCGGACCCTGCGCAACCTCTGGCAGCGGCTGCTGCCCACGCTCGAGGTGCGCGACCAGCCGCGCCGGGTGGTGCGTACCGCGCTGGACGCCTACGTCGGCCTGGTCGCGGAGAATCCCAACGTGGTGCGCTTCCTGATCGGCAGCCGGTTCGTCGAGCGGTCCTGGGAGAGCGATCCGGTGCTGGACAACGGCCGCAAGGTGGCCGGGGTGCTGGCCGCGATGATCGCTCGCAACCTGAAGGCTTTCGGGGCGCCGGCCGGTGGCGCCGAGCCGTGGGCGAACGCCGTGGTCGGCGCGGTCGCCGCCGCCACCGAGTGGTGGCTGGAGACCAAAACCATGACCAGGGACCAGCTCGTGGACTATCTCGGCGTTTTCGTCTGGGGCGCGCTGGACGCGGCGCTGCGCTCGGAAGGCATCGCACTGGACCCGGCCGAGCCCGTTTCGCTCAACGACCTGGTGCGCAAGTCCGAGCCCTAGTCCGCGGCGGCCCGCATTATCCTCTTTTCGCACGCTCGCGCGGGCTGTGTCGGCGTCGGCGGCCGAGTTGTCCACACCGGCCGGAACCATCCACAGATTCGCCGCGACCCCCGCCCGCGGCTCGTCCGGGCGATAGGCTGGAGCGGGGCCGCCCCCCGGGAAGGGTGGGGGTTTGCGGTGGGGTGGGTTTTGGTTGGGGTGGTGGGGTTTCGGGGCCGGCGCCGGGGTCAGGGGCCGGTGATGCCGTCGAACATGACTCGGATGCCGGCCGCGATCCAGCGGTCGCGCTGGGCGGCCGGGTCGGTGGCGGTGAGCAGGGACAGCCCGCAGGAGATGATCACGCCGACCAGCGCCTGCGCGGTGATCTCCACATCCAGGTCCGCCGGCAGGAAACCCTTGCGCACCCCGTTCTCCAGGTACATCGCGGTGCCCTGCGCGATCCCGTCGTAGGTCTGCAGGGTCAGCTCGGTCATCTCCGGGTCCGCGCTGAGCGCCTCCACGAACAGCAGCCGCACCAGTTCGGGGTCCTCCACGAACAGCGTGAACATGCGCTCGCAGATCTGCTCGCACTGCGCCCGGTACTCGGCCAGCGTCTCGGTGGCGTTGGGATCGGCCAGCGCCATCACCGACATCAGCCGCTCGGCCGCGTTGGCCAGCACGTGCACCAGGATGTCCCGCTTGTTCGCGAAGTACCGGTAGAACGTGCCGTGCCCGATGCCGAGCTCGTTCGCGATGTCCGCGATCCCGGCCGCGTGGTACCCGCGCTCGGTGAACACCTTGAAGGCCGCGTGCACGATGTCCGCGCGCCGCTGTTCGGCACGTTCGGCCGCTCGATCCGCTGTTGTCATCGCGATCAGTATCCCACTTCAGCGAACCCGGCCCGGCCGGCATGTCAGCGCCCGGGACCGGCGAACTCGTACTCGACCCCGGTGAGCTCCTCGGACAACGCCCACAGCCGCCGCTGCACACCTTCATCGCGGGAAGCCGAGTTGGACCGGACCCGGTGCGGATACCCCCACAGCT includes:
- a CDS encoding methylated-DNA--[protein]-cysteine S-methyltransferase, translated to MTTPDPLFDQLSELSSAAPPRSLLGLVFGQWTLVDGPAGELYVAFTDQGISYLRTADSVPDEAGFAEAYRERFGKPLRHADRPPAGLLRAIRDGNARSLRFDLRGLSEFERDVLAATRRIPTGQTRPYGWIAREIGRPGAVRAVGSALGRNPVPVLIPCHRVTRSDGTLGEYVFGAATKERLLRAEHTNLDEVHALAGKKVHYLGSATTGIVCFPTCHNARRISEPHRRGFGSVKAAERAGYRPCRACRPGVPA
- a CDS encoding alpha-ketoglutarate-dependent dioxygenase AlkB family protein is translated as MDALMPRPRAEVAPGAVHLPDWLDVDGQRALVDACRGWSGGLRQVRMPSGAVMSVRQVCLGWHWYPYRYSRYVDDGDGSPVLPFPGWLVELGRRAVADAYRTPDVEYEPDIALINYYDSAARMGLHQDKDERSLEPVVSLSLGDPCVFRFGNTEHRGRPWTDVELRSGDLFVFGGPSRLAYHGVPKTLPRQDTPDIGLPAGRLNLTLRVSGLSTS
- a CDS encoding 2OG-Fe(II) oxygenase, with the translated sequence MNDLLSTLDWPALGGELDRSGFTLTPPLLSAQECAEVIELFEADEVFRSTVVMARHAYGEGSYRYFADPLVPIVAKLRERLYPPLAAIANRWATMLSERRFPDKLAELVAECAAAGQHRPTPLLLRYGPSGYNCLHQDVYGELTFPLQVAIMLNRPDEDFTGGESVFVEQRPRAQSRAMVARPGLGQGLVFPVRHRPVPGARGFRRVAMRHGVSAVHSGQRHVLGVIFHNAR
- a CDS encoding AMP-dependent synthetase/ligase, with the translated sequence MATSDTRPATIAELADWAERRYGRRPAIRYRHDGQWVEQSYAELAARVRAVAGGLVAAGVEPGDRVALLAETRPEWTVCDLAIAAAGAVCVPVYPTNSAAECAWVLADSGASMVICEQAAHLDRVAEVQGELPELATVVVIDPVAREGVRTLDDLIVAEPEVSTVDVDPAAPNTIVYTSGTTGPPKGCVLSHRNWRTSLDAIEQVTSLGEGDTIYVYLPLAHLFARMVQLTAFERGATLVYFGGDIRQVVTELAEVRPTHLPSVPRLFEKAYGMVRAAGAGIDAEQARELVRSALGGRVREALTGAAPIAPEILEFFHGCGVPIYEAYGMTESTALISANVPGAVRFGSVGRALPGVEIGIAEDGEVLARGENVFTGYHHNPAATAETIVDGWLHTGDLGRLDEDGYLYLTGRKKDIIITAGGKNLTPANLENDLRQSRWISQAVMLGDRRPYPVALITLDPEEAAAWAAEHGVTGAVAAHPAMRELVAGVVDAANENYAPPERIRDFTILPGEFTVDSGELTPTLKIRRGVVRERYADVVDALYESRQ
- a CDS encoding esterase/lipase family protein, which translates into the protein MPLTPPGLRRIATLLLAGAAAFGLATAPATAAEGPPLETPKSQLEAALHCDAAIDNATTNPVLFVPGTTAEGGENFAWNYVTVLREKGVPACWVNYPYRGWRDMQTSSEYIVHAIRTMAERSGHKVSTIGHSQGGLHPAWVARFWPDIAGKLDDAISLGTPFQGSVVASLYCGALNVFPTGCQESFWQFTQGSKWSRALNAAPMPDEVSFTSIYTPTDEAAAPGKEASALAGAAHIGTNDVCPGRVGEHLSLVVDAVVFALAEDALTHDGPADPARIDKSVCGQVFMPLDWPGFAKALPDLLALPIKAWLQSPPWTWVREEPPLRSYAHS
- a CDS encoding DUF3108 domain-containing protein gives rise to the protein MNQPFRDPMIPAGEKAAYRASLGADENYDVVVSVELEGDTRYRQLIEARLGELELVVEQAFARKNGMVLAESYRAESRHDGELVTREEAYFRDTKHLQFGGAVKSFPADVTPLLGASIALRGLDFSRGARRQVNLWLAFSVFWQVDLKVERRERVRLPIGSMEAWRVRARPSFAQINGLLDRVIGGLLPPFTLHFDVEPPHRLLRFTFPTGPFPWDPRGLIELTAAE
- a CDS encoding AMP-binding protein, coding for MNPAKWLAHELGNVGVLVRTGFLRPIRPDTAVRLGGAALRWGRGPATLAAMAAIEHGHRTALVDERGALSFTELHRRSNALARALAADGLGPGDRIALICRNHRGFVDGLLAGAKLGADVLLMNTAFAAPQLASTLDRERATAVICDEEFADVPAQRRYLAWHENPVSAPTLDGLIEAGDPAEPAKPARTGQVIILTSGTTGSPKGVARPDPRSLDPVAGLVDRIPLPRRRAQLLAAPLFHTWGLSFLLLGLHLGTTQVLHRRFDPARALAEIEAKRCATFVPVPVMLRRILDLPGETKTGHDLSALRAVAAAGSALTGDLAAEWMDAFGDNLYNIYGSTEVALVSVATPADLRAAPGTAGHPARGTEVRLLDEHGEPVPDGETGRIFVANGGLFDGYTGGGGKEVVRGLMSTGDVGRFDESGRLFVRGRDDEMIVSGGENVFPAEVEDLLARHPSVGEAAAAGVPDEEFGQRLRAFVVLSGEATEDELKEYVKQNLAGYKTPREIRFLAELPRNATGKVLKRVLLESETE
- a CDS encoding TetR/AcrR family transcriptional regulator — translated: MDERSTGRDGRSERWSQHRAQRREEFLDATFRALAERGPDVTMADIAAEAGVAKPRLYRYFGDKGDLFDAVAERTLRNLWQRLLPTLEVRDQPRRVVRTALDAYVGLVAENPNVVRFLIGSRFVERSWESDPVLDNGRKVAGVLAAMIARNLKAFGAPAGGAEPWANAVVGAVAAATEWWLETKTMTRDQLVDYLGVFVWGALDAALRSEGIALDPAEPVSLNDLVRKSEP
- a CDS encoding TetR/AcrR family transcriptional regulator — encoded protein: MTTADRAAERAEQRRADIVHAAFKVFTERGYHAAGIADIANELGIGHGTFYRYFANKRDILVHVLANAAERLMSVMALADPNATETLAEYRAQCEQICERMFTLFVEDPELVRLLFVEALSADPEMTELTLQTYDGIAQGTAMYLENGVRKGFLPADLDVEITAQALVGVIISCGLSLLTATDPAAQRDRWIAAGIRVMFDGITGP